The following coding sequences are from one Aliarcobacter skirrowii CCUG 10374 window:
- a CDS encoding ArsC/Spx/MgsR family protein has protein sequence MQKLELWHNISCSKSNSAKDFLDQNGFEISIRDYLLNPPSKNELKEILKKLNISIFDLVRTREEIYKDLKLENIKDEEKLIEIVVQNPILIQRPILVGKNKAFIVRPPLKIEDALKELCK, from the coding sequence ATGCAAAAATTAGAGTTATGGCACAATATCTCTTGCTCAAAATCAAATAGTGCAAAAGATTTTTTAGACCAAAATGGTTTTGAAATATCAATAAGAGATTATCTACTAAATCCACCATCAAAAAATGAACTAAAAGAGATTTTAAAAAAATTAAATATCTCCATTTTTGATTTAGTGCGAACAAGAGAAGAGATTTACAAAGATTTAAAACTAGAAAATATAAAAGATGAAGAGAAGCTAATTGAAATTGTTGTACAAAACCCAATCTTAATACAAAGACCAATTTTAGTTGGTAAAAACAAGGCTTTTATAGTACGACCACCACTGAAAATTGAAGATGCATTAAAAGAACTTTGCAAATAA
- a CDS encoding hydrolase, protein MRINLEDTLFCLVDVQEKLFPHIGNKDELLRTLPILVKGMKTLNVPIIVNEQYKKGIGETIEPLKELVNEYEAYEKTTFSGCQNSDILNAFKKSGKKNIVVAGIETHVCVLQTCIDLLENGFNVILVTNCCGSRTKLDHKMAIKRLIQAGAIPTTYESILFELTLDSKNPNFKAISNLIK, encoded by the coding sequence ATGAGAATAAATTTAGAAGATACACTTTTTTGTTTAGTTGATGTTCAAGAAAAACTTTTCCCACATATTGGAAACAAAGATGAGCTTTTAAGAACTCTTCCAATACTTGTAAAGGGTATGAAAACTTTGAATGTTCCTATTATTGTAAATGAGCAGTATAAAAAAGGAATTGGGGAAACAATAGAGCCTTTAAAAGAGCTTGTAAATGAGTATGAAGCCTATGAAAAAACTACTTTTTCAGGATGTCAAAATAGTGATATTTTAAATGCTTTTAAAAAATCTGGTAAAAAAAATATTGTTGTTGCTGGAATAGAGACTCATGTCTGTGTTCTTCAAACTTGTATTGATTTGCTTGAAAATGGATTTAATGTTATTTTAGTAACAAACTGTTGTGGAAGTAGAACAAAGCTTGACCACAAAATGGCAATAAAAAGATTAATTCAAGCAGGTGCAATTCCAACTACTTATGAATCAATTTTATTTGAGCTAACTTTAGATTCAAAGAATCCAAACTTTAAAGCGATATCTAACTTGATAAAATAG
- the hemC gene encoding hydroxymethylbilane synthase: MQKLVIATRRSQLALWQSEYIKAELLKHYPNMEVELQEFTTKGDKILDVPLAKIGGKGLFTKELEVAMLEGSAHLAVHSLKDVPTQFEDGLVLAAVSKRFNPQDALLSNKYKTIEELPKGAVVGTTSLRRRMAIKMLRPDIELKDLRGNINTRIAKLNAGEYDAIILAATGIEKLHLENEVKYFTPISTDVMIPSMGQATLGIETTNDPKIIEIVKVLNDKNAQIESTIERGFVDTLQGGCQVPIGVKATILDEKSVKISAIVGLPDGSEYIKDEKIIDINSFESAGRDFANEFIKKGAVELLKRAEAMAFK; this comes from the coding sequence ATGCAAAAATTAGTTATTGCAACAAGAAGAAGTCAATTAGCACTTTGGCAAAGTGAGTATATAAAAGCCGAGCTTTTAAAACACTATCCAAATATGGAAGTAGAGCTTCAAGAGTTTACTACAAAAGGGGATAAGATTTTAGATGTTCCTTTGGCAAAAATTGGTGGGAAAGGGCTTTTTACAAAAGAGCTTGAAGTTGCAATGCTTGAAGGAAGTGCTCATTTAGCTGTTCACTCACTAAAAGATGTACCAACACAGTTTGAAGATGGTTTAGTTCTTGCTGCTGTTTCAAAGAGATTTAATCCACAAGATGCACTTTTAAGTAACAAATACAAAACAATTGAAGAGTTACCAAAAGGTGCTGTTGTTGGAACTACAAGTTTAAGAAGAAGAATGGCTATAAAGATGTTAAGACCTGATATTGAACTTAAAGATTTAAGAGGGAATATCAATACAAGAATAGCAAAACTAAATGCAGGTGAGTATGATGCAATAATACTTGCAGCAACAGGAATTGAGAAACTACACTTAGAAAATGAGGTTAAATATTTTACTCCAATTTCAACAGATGTTATGATTCCATCTATGGGACAAGCAACTTTAGGAATTGAGACAACAAATGATCCAAAAATAATAGAGATAGTAAAAGTTTTAAATGATAAAAATGCACAAATTGAGTCAACAATAGAAAGAGGTTTTGTGGATACTCTTCAAGGTGGTTGTCAAGTTCCAATTGGTGTAAAAGCAACAATTTTAGATGAAAAAAGTGTAAAAATATCTGCAATTGTTGGACTTCCTGATGGAAGTGAATATATAAAAGATGAAAAAATTATAGATATAAACTCTTTTGAGAGTGCTGGAAGAGATTTTGCAAATGAGTTTATAAAAAAAGGTGCAGTTGAGCTTCTAAAAAGAGCTGAAGCTATGGCTTTTAAATAA
- a CDS encoding DsbA family protein produces MKNIFKLALFFAIFFNVVFANDNLVIEFEKKRLSQNPNIVLNSVEVFYKKKLDIKGDWSAYVLNLDLDTQDGNMRVKDILFSNNQVVTTELFDLKSGTSFGSNIAPDINESYYDNSRLIAGKSNAKNRLVVFSDPLCPFCQHYIPQLIDFVNKNEENIALYYYAFPLTRIHKASNDLSKLIEIAKQDDKNIIKKAYEIRWEKYFDVNSEDRKLILNSFNKALKTNISLKELEDEKYQKALEDEVLMAEKLLINGTPTIYVNGKKDNTKEEYKKLKGVK; encoded by the coding sequence ATGAAAAATATATTTAAATTGGCACTTTTTTTTGCTATTTTTTTTAATGTAGTTTTTGCAAATGATAACTTAGTAATTGAGTTTGAGAAAAAAAGATTGAGTCAAAATCCAAATATTGTTTTAAATAGTGTAGAGGTTTTTTATAAGAAAAAACTTGATATAAAAGGTGATTGGAGTGCATATGTACTAAATTTAGATTTAGATACACAAGATGGAAATATGAGAGTAAAAGATATTCTGTTTTCAAATAATCAAGTGGTTACCACTGAACTTTTTGATTTAAAAAGTGGTACCTCTTTTGGTTCTAATATTGCACCTGATATAAATGAGAGTTATTATGATAATTCAAGATTAATTGCTGGAAAAAGTAACGCAAAAAATAGATTAGTTGTTTTTTCAGATCCATTATGCCCATTTTGTCAACACTATATTCCACAGCTTATAGATTTTGTAAATAAAAATGAAGAGAATATTGCTTTATACTACTATGCTTTTCCACTTACAAGAATTCATAAAGCATCAAATGATCTATCAAAACTAATAGAAATAGCTAAACAAGATGATAAAAATATTATAAAAAAAGCTTATGAGATAAGATGGGAAAAATATTTTGATGTAAATAGTGAAGATAGAAAACTTATCTTAAATAGTTTTAATAAGGCTTTAAAAACTAATATATCATTAAAAGAGCTTGAAGATGAAAAATATCAAAAAGCTTTAGAAGATGAGGTTTTAATGGCTGAAAAACTATTGATTAATGGAACGCCAACTATTTATGTAAATGGTAAAAAAGATAATACAAAAGAAGAGTATAAAAAGTTAAAAGGAGTTAAATAA
- a CDS encoding DNA polymerase III subunit gamma/tau, translated as MSENIVENRVLALKYRPRRFEDLVGQTTISQTLSLALDSNRLSHAYLFSGLRGSGKTSTARIMAKSFLCEKGPTSKPCEVCEHCLSANSGRHLDIIEMDAASNRGIDDIKDLIEHTKYKPSSARFKVFIIDEVHMLTPQAFNALLKTLEEPPGFVKFILATTDALKLPATILSRTQHFRFNKISQSDVVNHISSILNKEQISFEKQALEIIAKSGQGSLRDTLTLLDQAIIFSKANIDVASVVDMLGLIDPQMMDKIFKTVLNKDDFNPLLEELQNYEANQILNEMTNYLKTAMLEKDSRFNTFFYERFFRIIGDSKHLLSLNSDDSFVLILTFMKLIEATNLKSIDEILNQVESIKPIPDKKIEQIIESKKELKIETKTNPQVVQKSLEAQVVTTDVDEVVYEAIEEESDIFMDKYQILIEKLYDRSSELGECFERNFIYNGFENETLNIVSYAKDEDRNFLYKHFNLIKTFTCDIFGVNTKIDFKKDDATINETSKPIKELNEVLNPKEEESFATSSGCVASSLDSSVESLNQKELEVKDLLDTKMINQAKELFDIKRIVVKPKI; from the coding sequence ATGAGTGAAAATATAGTAGAAAATAGAGTTTTAGCTCTAAAATATAGACCAAGAAGATTTGAAGATTTAGTAGGACAAACTACAATTTCTCAAACACTATCTTTGGCTTTAGATTCAAATAGATTATCTCATGCTTATTTGTTTTCAGGATTAAGAGGAAGTGGAAAAACAAGTACAGCAAGAATAATGGCAAAATCATTTTTATGTGAAAAAGGACCTACTAGCAAACCTTGTGAAGTTTGTGAACACTGCCTTAGTGCAAATAGTGGAAGACATCTTGATATTATAGAGATGGATGCTGCTAGTAATAGAGGAATTGATGATATAAAAGATTTAATAGAGCATACAAAGTATAAACCAAGTAGTGCTAGATTTAAAGTTTTTATAATCGATGAGGTTCATATGCTTACACCTCAAGCATTTAATGCACTTTTAAAAACTCTTGAAGAGCCTCCAGGATTTGTAAAATTTATACTTGCAACTACAGATGCATTAAAATTACCAGCTACAATTTTAAGTAGAACACAGCACTTTAGATTTAATAAAATTTCTCAAAGTGATGTTGTAAATCATATTTCATCAATTTTAAATAAAGAGCAGATATCTTTTGAAAAACAAGCACTTGAGATTATTGCAAAAAGTGGACAAGGAAGCTTAAGAGATACATTAACACTTCTTGATCAGGCTATAATTTTTTCAAAAGCAAATATAGATGTTGCAAGTGTTGTTGATATGTTAGGACTTATTGATCCACAAATGATGGATAAAATATTTAAAACAGTTTTAAATAAAGATGATTTTAATCCACTTTTAGAAGAGTTGCAAAATTATGAAGCAAATCAGATTTTAAATGAGATGACAAACTATTTAAAAACTGCAATGCTTGAAAAAGATAGCAGATTTAATACATTTTTTTATGAGAGATTTTTTAGAATAATTGGTGATTCAAAACACCTTTTATCTCTTAATAGTGATGATAGTTTTGTTCTTATTTTAACTTTTATGAAACTTATAGAGGCTACAAATTTAAAAAGTATTGATGAGATTTTAAATCAAGTTGAATCTATAAAACCAATTCCTGATAAAAAAATTGAGCAAATAATTGAATCAAAAAAAGAATTAAAAATAGAAACAAAAACAAATCCTCAAGTAGTTCAAAAAAGTTTAGAAGCACAAGTTGTTACAACTGATGTTGATGAAGTTGTTTATGAGGCTATTGAAGAAGAGAGTGATATTTTTATGGATAAGTATCAAATCTTAATTGAGAAGCTTTACGATAGAAGTAGTGAACTTGGAGAGTGTTTTGAGAGAAATTTTATTTATAATGGTTTTGAAAATGAGACTTTAAACATTGTATCTTATGCAAAAGATGAGGATAGAAACTTTTTATATAAACATTTTAATCTAATCAAAACATTTACTTGTGATATTTTTGGAGTAAATACTAAAATAGATTTTAAAAAGGATGATGCCACCATAAACGAAACATCAAAGCCAATAAAAGAGCTAAATGAAGTTTTAAATCCTAAAGAAGAGGAGAGTTTTGCTACAAGTTCAGGTTGTGTTGCAAGTAGTTTGGATAGTAGTGTTGAAAGCTTAAATCAAAAAGAGCTTGAGGTAAAAGATCTTTTAGATACAAAGATGATAAATCAAGCAAAAGAGCTTTTTGATATTAAAAGAATTGTAGTAAAACCAAAAATTTAA
- the murI gene encoding glutamate racemase — translation MRVGLFDSGIGGLTILNSIVKMVNHTEFFYVADTLYTPYGEKEKSIILKRCDDITNYLLDNYKIDILVIACNTATSVAIKHLREKFKDLPIIGVEPALKPAINFSKNSNIAIMGTPSTINGEKYKELVANLTKGKKLNLYHIPCSGLAKEIEDGEVNNPKTKEMLKLYLEPLKDKNIDSLVLGCTHYPIIKDEISSFFNNNITLFDSANAVAKRLFELSLLKDYGRHSSNITILYSSKINFDKVKFILKDSKYELSECKI, via the coding sequence TTGAGAGTAGGACTTTTTGACTCAGGTATTGGCGGATTAACAATACTAAATTCTATCGTAAAAATGGTAAATCACACAGAGTTTTTTTATGTTGCAGATACATTATATACTCCTTATGGAGAGAAAGAAAAATCAATTATTTTAAAAAGATGTGATGATATTACAAACTACTTATTAGATAATTATAAAATTGATATTTTAGTTATTGCTTGTAATACTGCAACATCTGTTGCAATAAAACATTTAAGAGAGAAGTTTAAAGATTTACCAATTATTGGAGTTGAACCAGCACTCAAGCCTGCTATAAATTTTTCAAAAAATTCAAATATTGCTATTATGGGAACACCATCTACAATAAATGGTGAAAAATATAAAGAGTTAGTTGCAAATTTGACAAAAGGTAAAAAGTTAAATTTGTACCATATTCCTTGTTCTGGTTTAGCAAAAGAGATAGAAGATGGAGAGGTAAATAATCCTAAAACAAAAGAGATGCTAAAACTATATTTAGAACCTTTAAAAGATAAAAATATTGATAGTTTAGTTTTAGGTTGCACACACTATCCAATAATTAAAGATGAAATAAGCTCATTTTTTAATAACAATATAACACTTTTTGATTCAGCAAATGCAGTTGCAAAAAGATTATTTGAACTAAGTTTATTAAAAGATTATGGAAGACATAGCTCAAATATCACTATTTTATATAGTAGTAAGATAAATTTCGATAAGGTAAAATTTATTTTAAAAGATAGTAAATATGAGCTAAGCGAGTGTAAAATATGA
- the gdhA gene encoding NADP-specific glutamate dehydrogenase, translated as MANLKEILEYLKRTSPAQNEFHQAVEEVVHSLEPLFDKYPKYKDQKVLERLLEPERQVMFRVTWIDDKGEIQINKGYRVQFSSTLGPYKGGLRFHPSVNTGIIKFLGFEQIFKNALTGLQIGGGKGGSDFDPKGKSENEIMRFCQAFVTELYRHIGATTDVPAGDIGVGGREIGYMFGMYKKLANRYDGTFTGKSLKWGGSLARTEATGYGCVYFAKNMLDARGETLKGKRCVVSGSGNVAIYTIEKLYHLGALPITCSDSKGMILDEEGIDLDLLKELKENQRARLTEYVKYRKNAKYTPVEDYPVGRNAVWSVPCFAAFPSATQNELNLEDAKELIKNGCFCVSEGANMPSTNEAVDYFVEKKIAYGPGKAANAGGVATSQLEMAQNAAMINWTFEEVDSKLEQIMLGIFQRVSKTAEEFGQPTNFVLGANIAGFRRVADAMIEQGVV; from the coding sequence ATGGCAAACTTAAAAGAGATTTTAGAGTATCTAAAAAGAACTAGCCCAGCACAAAATGAGTTTCATCAGGCCGTTGAAGAAGTAGTACACTCACTTGAACCACTATTCGATAAATATCCAAAATACAAAGACCAAAAAGTGTTAGAAAGGTTGTTAGAACCTGAAAGACAAGTAATGTTTAGAGTAACATGGATTGATGATAAAGGTGAAATCCAAATCAACAAAGGTTATAGAGTACAGTTTAGCTCAACATTAGGACCATATAAAGGTGGATTAAGATTCCATCCTAGTGTAAATACTGGAATTATTAAATTCTTAGGATTTGAGCAAATATTCAAAAATGCTTTAACTGGTTTACAAATTGGTGGTGGAAAAGGTGGAAGTGACTTTGATCCTAAAGGAAAAAGTGAAAATGAAATCATGAGATTTTGCCAAGCCTTTGTAACAGAACTTTATAGACATATCGGTGCAACTACAGATGTTCCAGCAGGAGATATTGGAGTTGGTGGAAGAGAAATCGGATATATGTTTGGTATGTATAAAAAATTAGCAAACAGATATGATGGAACTTTTACAGGTAAATCTTTAAAATGGGGAGGTTCGCTAGCTAGAACTGAAGCAACTGGTTATGGTTGTGTATATTTTGCAAAAAATATGCTTGATGCTAGAGGAGAGACTCTTAAAGGAAAAAGATGTGTAGTATCAGGTTCTGGAAACGTTGCAATTTACACAATTGAAAAACTGTATCATTTAGGTGCACTACCTATTACTTGTAGTGATTCAAAAGGTATGATTTTAGATGAAGAGGGAATTGATTTAGATTTACTTAAAGAGTTAAAAGAGAATCAAAGAGCAAGACTTACAGAGTATGTGAAATATAGAAAAAATGCAAAATATACTCCTGTGGAAGATTATCCAGTTGGAAGAAATGCAGTTTGGTCTGTTCCTTGTTTTGCAGCATTCCCAAGTGCTACTCAAAATGAGTTAAATTTAGAAGATGCAAAAGAGCTTATTAAAAATGGATGTTTTTGTGTAAGTGAAGGTGCTAATATGCCATCTACAAATGAAGCTGTTGATTATTTTGTTGAGAAAAAAATAGCTTATGGACCTGGAAAAGCAGCAAATGCTGGTGGTGTTGCTACAAGTCAATTAGAGATGGCACAAAATGCAGCTATGATTAACTGGACATTTGAAGAAGTTGATTCAAAACTAGAGCAAATTATGTTAGGAATTTTCCAAAGAGTTAGTAAAACTGCTGAAGAGTTTGGACAACCTACAAACTTTGTTTTAGGTGCAAACATAGCTGGATTTAGAAGAGTAGCTGATGCTATGATTGAACAAGGTGTTGTTTGA
- the rho gene encoding transcription termination factor Rho, whose protein sequence is MEESKEEQKTKTTKKTRTHVPVEGYRIEQLRELPLETLIDIANELEVENPQELKRQDLMFMILASQIDAGGFILFTGILEIKEGGFGFLRAIDGNFSDTSNDSYVSATQIRKFALRTGDIVTGQVRPPNKDSEKYNALLKIEAINYLPVKDSKNRPLFDNLTPLYSTTKFKFEFDSQKLTGRVLDLFAPMGKGQRSLIVAPPKTGKTELLKELAHAISKNHPEVTLMVLLIDERPEEVTDMQRSVKGEVYSSTFDLPAHNHVRVAEIVIEKAKRVVEMKKDVVILLDSITRLARAYNTVTPSSGKVLSGGVDANALHKPKRFFGAARNIEEGGSLTIISTALIDTGSKMDEVIFEEFKGTGNSEVVLSRNAANKRVYPAIDIVKSGTRKEELLLSPDILQKTWILRNAMAEMDEVDVLKFLYPKMQKTKNNDEFFASMNE, encoded by the coding sequence ATGGAAGAATCTAAAGAAGAACAAAAAACGAAAACTACAAAAAAAACAAGAACCCATGTACCTGTTGAAGGTTATAGGATAGAACAATTAAGAGAACTTCCTCTTGAGACTCTAATTGATATTGCAAATGAACTTGAAGTTGAAAATCCTCAAGAGTTAAAAAGACAAGATTTAATGTTTATGATACTTGCTTCTCAAATTGATGCAGGTGGCTTCATATTATTTACTGGTATTTTAGAGATAAAAGAGGGTGGATTTGGTTTTTTAAGAGCAATTGATGGAAATTTTTCTGATACATCAAATGACTCATATGTTAGTGCTACACAAATTAGAAAATTTGCATTAAGAACAGGTGATATTGTTACAGGGCAAGTTAGACCACCAAACAAAGATAGTGAGAAATATAATGCACTACTTAAAATTGAAGCAATAAATTATCTACCAGTAAAAGATTCTAAAAATAGACCTCTATTTGATAATTTAACTCCTTTATACTCTACTACAAAATTTAAGTTTGAATTTGATTCACAAAAATTAACAGGGAGAGTTTTGGATCTTTTTGCTCCAATGGGGAAAGGACAAAGAAGTTTAATAGTGGCACCTCCAAAAACTGGTAAAACAGAACTTTTAAAAGAGTTAGCACACGCAATATCAAAAAATCATCCAGAAGTTACTTTAATGGTTCTATTAATTGATGAAAGACCTGAAGAGGTTACTGATATGCAAAGAAGTGTAAAAGGTGAAGTATATAGTTCAACATTTGACTTACCAGCACACAATCATGTTAGAGTTGCTGAAATTGTTATTGAAAAAGCAAAAAGAGTTGTAGAGATGAAAAAAGATGTTGTAATTTTACTTGACTCTATTACAAGATTAGCAAGAGCTTATAATACTGTAACACCATCATCTGGAAAAGTTCTTTCAGGTGGAGTTGATGCAAATGCTTTACACAAACCAAAAAGATTTTTTGGAGCTGCAAGAAATATAGAGGAGGGCGGAAGCCTTACAATTATATCAACTGCACTTATTGATACTGGTTCAAAAATGGATGAAGTTATTTTTGAAGAGTTCAAAGGAACAGGAAACTCTGAGGTTGTATTAAGTAGAAATGCAGCTAATAAAAGAGTTTATCCAGCTATTGATATTGTTAAATCAGGAACTAGAAAAGAGGAACTTCTTTTAAGCCCTGATATTTTACAAAAAACATGGATATTAAGAAATGCAATGGCAGAGATGGATGAAGTTGATGTTCTTAAATTTTTATATCCAAAAATGCAAAAAACAAAAAATAATGATGAGTTTTTTGCCTCAATGAATGAGTAA
- a CDS encoding peroxiredoxin, whose amino-acid sequence MLVTKKAPDFTATAVLADGMIVEDFNLYKNIGEKGAVLFFWPLDFTFVCPSEIIAFSNRIKEFEDRGIQVIGCSIDSQFSHFAWRETPVANGGIGRVKFPMVADITKQIAKDYDVLFGESVALRGSFLIDKDGTIRHAVINDLPLGRNVDEMIRMVDAMLFTNEHGEVCPAGWQKGDEGMKADKDGVAEYLGKNSEKL is encoded by the coding sequence ATGTTAGTTACAAAAAAAGCTCCTGATTTTACAGCTACAGCTGTTTTAGCAGATGGAATGATAGTAGAAGATTTCAATCTATACAAAAATATTGGAGAAAAAGGTGCGGTACTATTTTTCTGGCCTTTAGACTTTACTTTCGTTTGTCCATCAGAAATTATTGCATTCTCAAACAGAATTAAAGAGTTTGAAGATAGAGGAATTCAAGTAATTGGTTGTTCAATTGACTCTCAATTCTCACACTTTGCATGGAGAGAAACACCAGTTGCAAATGGTGGTATTGGAAGAGTAAAATTCCCAATGGTTGCTGATATTACAAAACAAATTGCAAAAGATTATGATGTATTATTTGGTGAATCAGTTGCATTAAGAGGATCTTTCTTAATTGATAAAGATGGAACAATTAGACATGCAGTAATCAATGACTTACCACTTGGAAGAAATGTTGATGAGATGATTAGGATGGTAGATGCAATGTTATTTACTAACGAGCATGGAGAAGTTTGTCCAGCTGGATGGCAAAAAGGTGACGAAGGTATGAAAGCAGACAAAGATGGTGTTGCTGAATACTTAGGAAAAAATTCAGAAAAATTATAA
- a CDS encoding DUF362 domain-containing protein, protein MAVLITDICISCDACLDECPVGAIVDNDDNPTGEDIYYVYKDKCVECVGHNDAPACADACPTEGCIVWDEAGSSKIEKDDRGAAGEPVVE, encoded by the coding sequence ATGGCAGTTTTAATTACTGATATTTGTATAAGCTGTGATGCTTGTTTAGATGAGTGTCCAGTTGGAGCAATTGTTGATAATGATGATAACCCAACAGGTGAAGATATTTATTATGTATATAAAGATAAATGTGTAGAGTGCGTTGGACACAATGATGCACCTGCATGTGCTGATGCTTGTCCTACAGAGGGTTGTATAGTTTGGGATGAAGCAGGTTCTAGTAAAATTGAGAAAGATGATAGAGGAGCTGCTGGAGAACCAGTAGTTGAATAA
- the ndk gene encoding nucleoside-diphosphate kinase: protein MERTLSIIKPDAVAKNVVGKILDRFESAGLKIAATKKMQLSKADAEAFYAVHASRPFFKDLVEFMISGPVVVSVLEGENAMAKNRELMGATNPKEAAAGTIRADFAESIDANAVHGSDSLENAAIEIAFFFSQREIC, encoded by the coding sequence ATGGAAAGAACACTATCAATTATTAAACCAGATGCAGTAGCAAAAAATGTTGTAGGAAAAATCTTAGACAGATTTGAAAGTGCTGGTTTAAAAATTGCAGCTACTAAAAAAATGCAATTAAGCAAAGCTGATGCTGAAGCTTTTTATGCAGTTCATGCAAGTAGACCTTTTTTCAAAGATTTAGTTGAATTTATGATCTCTGGACCAGTTGTAGTTTCAGTTTTAGAAGGTGAAAATGCAATGGCAAAAAATAGAGAGTTAATGGGTGCAACAAATCCAAAAGAAGCAGCAGCTGGAACAATTAGAGCTGATTTTGCTGAATCAATTGATGCAAATGCAGTTCACGGAAGTGACTCATTAGAAAATGCTGCAATCGAAATTGCATTTTTCTTCTCACAAAGAGAGATTTGTTAA
- the rpmF gene encoding 50S ribosomal protein L32: MAVPKRRVSHSRAAKRRTHYKITLKKPVKDSDGSWKMPHMVNPNTGEYKN; encoded by the coding sequence ATGGCAGTACCAAAAAGAAGAGTTTCACACTCAAGAGCGGCTAAAAGAAGAACACATTATAAAATTACACTTAAAAAACCTGTAAAAGATAGTGATGGTTCTTGGAAAATGCCTCATATGGTTAATCCAAACACTGGTGAATATAAAAACTAA
- the plsX gene encoding phosphate acyltransferase PlsX, producing the protein MIRIAIDAMGGDFGPEPIIEGLILAIRNNNNFTALAVGDKDILSKLIPTTFLNRIEIIDTKDVISMNDHATDALKRKESTIYKAIELVREGKADAVVSAGHSGATMSLATLRIGRIKGVSRPAIATLMPTSENQNTLVLDVGANVDSDAKNLFEFAVMGQAYAQTVLRLDEPIVGLLSNGEEESKGNEVTKEAYKLISKIPNFAGNVEGNDIFKGTVDVVVCDGFVGNILLKTAEGVADTISKIMKKDLKRSLIAITGAVLMRKVFKNLKVKVDYAEYGGAPLLGVKAPVIISHGKSNPKAIKNAIFQSLLSASSNLEDIIEKRLAKYSAKEESNCETTATTL; encoded by the coding sequence ATGATAAGAATAGCAATAGATGCAATGGGCGGGGACTTCGGTCCTGAGCCAATTATAGAAGGGCTTATATTAGCCATTAGAAACAACAATAACTTTACAGCACTTGCTGTTGGTGATAAAGATATTTTATCAAAACTAATCCCTACTACCTTTTTAAATAGAATTGAAATTATTGATACTAAAGATGTAATTAGTATGAATGATCATGCAACTGATGCATTAAAAAGAAAAGAGTCAACAATTTATAAAGCAATTGAATTAGTTCGTGAAGGAAAAGCTGATGCTGTTGTATCTGCTGGACATTCAGGAGCTACTATGTCTTTGGCTACTTTAAGAATTGGAAGAATCAAAGGTGTAAGTAGACCTGCAATTGCTACACTAATGCCTACAAGTGAAAATCAAAATACTTTAGTACTTGATGTTGGAGCAAATGTAGATAGTGATGCTAAAAATTTATTTGAATTTGCAGTTATGGGTCAAGCTTATGCTCAAACTGTATTAAGATTAGATGAACCAATAGTGGGACTTTTAAGTAATGGTGAAGAGGAGAGCAAGGGTAACGAAGTTACGAAAGAAGCTTATAAACTAATCTCTAAAATTCCAAACTTTGCTGGTAATGTTGAAGGTAATGATATTTTCAAAGGAACTGTTGATGTTGTTGTTTGTGATGGTTTTGTAGGAAATATTCTATTAAAAACAGCAGAAGGTGTTGCTGATACAATTAGTAAAATTATGAAAAAAGATTTAAAGCGTTCTTTAATTGCAATTACTGGTGCAGTTTTAATGAGAAAAGTATTTAAAAATCTAAAAGTAAAGGTTGATTATGCTGAATATGGTGGAGCACCATTACTTGGAGTTAAAGCACCTGTTATTATATCTCATGGAAAATCAAATCCAAAAGCTATAAAAAATGCAATATTTCAATCACTTTTATCTGCTAGTTCAAATCTTGAAGATATTATTGAGAAGAGATTAGCAAAATATTCTGCTAAAGAAGAGAGTAATTGCGAAACAACTGCAACTACTTTATAA